A single region of the Xenopus laevis strain J_2021 chromosome 4L, Xenopus_laevis_v10.1, whole genome shotgun sequence genome encodes:
- the nucb2.L gene encoding nucleobindin 2 L homeolog precursor (The RefSeq protein has 2 substitutions compared to this genomic sequence), which translates to MSSEVRWGRIFVACSSLLLITSLVSVTAVPIDKDKTKVKEEPTEDEQQPESPDTGLFYDRYLREVVEVLETDRHFREKLQTADIEDIKSGKISKELDLVGHHIRTKLDELKRQEVSRLRMLIRAKMDLGDNTGMDHRALLKQFEHLNHNNPHSFEPQDLDLLIKTATKDLDSYDKTRHDEFKRYEMMKEHERREYLKTLDEEKRKEEEEKYEEMKKKHKEHPKMNHPGSKDQLKEVWEETDGLDPSEFDPKTFFKLHDTNSDGFLDEQELEALFTKELEKVYDPNNEEDDMVEMEEERLRMREHVMMEVDLNKDRLIDLQEFIRATEKREFLEPDGWETVANQQLYTEEELQEFEKQILQQEEELKRKADELYRQREDLQKQHDYIQAQKQELQQVVQQMEQKKVEQQQAVPPAVNFQQPGDQTIHLGSQQPLPPGHLPETGVPQSHPVP; encoded by the exons ATGAGCTCTGAG GTACGATGGGGGAGGATCTTTATCGCTTGCTCTTCGCTGCTCCTGATCACGTCATTGGTCAGTGTAACCGCCGTCCCCATCGATAAGGACAAGACGAAAGTGAAGGAGGAGCCGACGGAGGATGAACAACAACCCGAATCACCA GACACTGGACTCTTTTATGACCGATACCTCAGGGAAGTGGTGGAAGTTCTGGAAACCGACAGACATTTCCGAGAGAAGCTCCAGACGGCGGATATTGAAGACATTaag AGCGGGAAGATCAGTAAAGAACTGGACCTTGTGGGCCACCATATCCGCACCAAACTGGACGAACTGAAGAGACAGGAGGTGTCCCGGCTGCGTATGTTGATCAGAGCCAAGATGGACCTCGGGGACA ATACAGGAATGGATCACCGGGCTCTACTCAAGCAGTTTGAGCACCTCAATCACAACAACCCGCACTCCTTCGAACCCCAGGACTTGGACCTGCTCATCAAAACT GCAACAAAAGATCTGGATAGTTACGATAAAACGCGACACGATGAGTTTAAACGATACGAAATGATGAAGGAGCATGAGAGACGCGAGTATCTGAAGACACTGGATGAGGAGAAGAGGAAAGAGGAGGAAGAGAAATATGAGGAGATGAAGAAAAAGCACAAGGAGCACCCCAAGATGAATCACCCT GGGAGCAAAGACCAATTAAAGGAGGTTTGGGAGGAAACGGACGGACTTGATCCCTCGGAGTTTGACCCCAAGACATTCTTCAAGTTGCACG ATACAAACAGTGATGGATTTCTGGATGAGCAGGAACTGGAGGCTCTATTTACTAAAGAG CTGGAGAAAGTCTACGACCCCAACAATGAGGAGGATGATATGGTGGAGATGGAGGAGGAGAGACTGCGGATGAGGGAGCACGTAATGATGGAG GTGGATCTGAACAAGGACCGTCTCATAGACCTGCAGGAATTCATAAGGGCCACAGAGAAGAGGGAGTTCCTGGAGCCCGACGGCTGGGAG ACGGTGGCCGACCAGCAGCTCTACACCGAGGAGGAACTGCAGGAGTTTGAGAAGCAGATTCTTCAACAGGAGGAGGAACTAAAGAGGAAAGCGGACGAGTTGTATCGGCAGAGGGAGGATCTCCAGAAACAGCACGACTACATCCAGGCCCAGAAACAGGAGCTACAGCAg GTGGTGCAACAAATGGAGCAGAAGAAAGTGGAGCAACAACAAGCTGTGCCGCCGGCTGTGAACTTTCAGCAAC CTGGTGACCAGACCATCCATTTGGGATCCCAGCAGCCTCTGCCCCCCGGGCACCTCCCAGAAACGGGCGTTCCACAGAGCCACCCAGTCCCATAA
- the c11orf58.L gene encoding small acidic protein-like, protein MSSRQDKQQRGNKRPAVRQEDESGSGSWEQADLGNDERKQKFLRLMGAGKKEHTGRLVIGDHKSTSHFRSGAEDQKISDELEHQYQQSMDSSMSGRNRRHCGLGFSESETTDVEVPPPPPEHPPERESASESSSEVSSEEESESDSVSEEETAADKRKPAKPSEKDSVPDSKDGGKSNYKMLFVKSTGS, encoded by the exons ATGAGCTCCAGGCAAGACAAGCAGCAGCGGGGGAACAAGAGACCGGCGGTCAGGCAGGAGGATGAG TCGGGCAGTGGCAGCTGGGAACAAGCTGATTTGGGGAATGATGAAAGGAAACAGAAATTCCTGCGGCTGATGGGAGCCGGGAAG AAGGAACACACTGGGCGCCTGGTGATCGGAGACCATAAGTCCACATCGCATTTCCGGTCAG GGGCAGAGGATCAGAAGATAAGCGATGAGCTGGAGCACCAGTATCAGCAGAGCATGGACAGCTCAATGTCGGGGAGGAACCGCAGACACTGTGGCCTCGGATTTAGTGAG AGTGAAACCACAGACGTGGAAGTCCCGCCGCCCCCTCCCGAACACCCCCCTGAAAGAGAGAGTGCGTCAGAGTCCAGCAGTGAAGTCTCGAGTGAGGAGGAGAGCGAGAGCGACTCTGTATCAGAGGAGGAGACTGCTGCAGACAAGCGAAAACCAGCGAAACCAAGTGAAAAGGACAGTGTCCCAGACAGTAAAGATGGCGGAAAGAGCAACTACAAAATGCTGTTTGTCAAGTCAACCGGCTCCTAA